From Argopecten irradians isolate NY chromosome 12, Ai_NY, whole genome shotgun sequence, one genomic window encodes:
- the LOC138304679 gene encoding ubiquitin carboxyl-terminal hydrolase 48-like, with product MPPKLQLDKAAWQWAETVNPEHVNQGHIETAYRLNLTKCKAQACKRNCKGNPYCLNCIGERVWFGEIDENSWHDIEDPNAERREDGMFVGLKNLGATCYVNTFLQLWFHNKTVRQALYRYREIGLDVVNIKQETWTPNSIAGHLQLLFALLEHSERQFLDPKEFIEHLGLDAGLQQDAQEFSKLFLNLLEESLSQQLDPSVRFVIQNQFCGEYAYVTTCSQCGNSSQCPSKFYELDLSIRGHKTLEDSLRDFLKEEKLEGDNQYMCSLCSKKQNAIRSIQLQNLPPVLNLQLLRFVFDKKTGHKKKLNSFIQFPEVLDMSKFIVKKPRIVRENEMEVIDIDPEDEEMDANAMYSLTAVLIHRGPTAYSGHYIAHIKDMDSRTWYKYNDEEIEKMKGSNLHLGTEDDPQEGQGKQKGRIPKGSHGSKNAYMLVYTRQKEVENNSYSKEDSIVSKTLIPKHVKDYVTYDNEKFEMWVAEKMLMRDRNIETGKEQQELTKEIYLKLIAEIPQDQREWLGIKWLNSWLEDPSKAKAIDNKGFMCPHGKLDPHCAGKLKCVSTSGADMLYNEYGGGPRLRVADSLCHTCVKQHCNMMRLKIKMVDDEKYISASMKVNNIQKNVCSYWVGKASLRSWKRLAMERLDGTRNENNSKGNTSQEEEAIEELSDESPKHNMENKNLGNDETQDNLKSSTGEVDSSSNQNGPVKVEGDEEEDLKFNFDVLCDHDKLDPDISCRKLVPDHVWDRLRQYFPDCPEFSQDTPSCDLCNIMNREEQESKEMNKLLATQQKSALSDLFADKKRPLALQTPQEVNVVSATFVTEWRNFVREPLKREPVTEILNSTLLCRHLKYLYPPANIPPDLSDHGGKIVYLWPREWEVISHSFAVDYEISVVKTADEDGRVLVFTLPEVCQECVDDRIVKEEQARYEFTNAIVYIRKVPKDQKLVNTTDMEKEEDPDFVQQNGNKFRTSIEEPPEKMVKLADGTRRKSQRHRKSRGEKELKVSSTDTLKELKLQIMKLFSVPPFDQNLTVSGVSLNDDAATLGSLMLSPGSVIMLQADEPVEDPMVLQDLIQVSSGPEAGFKGTGLLGH from the exons ATGCCACCTAAACTACAGCTGGACAAAGCTGCATGGCAGTGGGCAGAGACAGTCAATCCAGAGCACGTTAATCAG GGCCATATAGAGACTGCGTACAGACTGAACCTTACAAAGTGTAAGGCACAGGCCTGCAAGAGGAACTGCAAAGGCAATCCATACTGCTTAAACTGTATTGGAGAGAGGGTATGGTTTGGGGAAATTGATGAAAACAGCTGGCATGATATAGAGGATCCGAATGCGGAAAGACGGGAAGATGGTATGTTTGTGGGATTAAAAAACTTGGGAGCTACTTGTTATGTTAACACTTTCCTACAGTTGTGGTTCCATAACAAGACTGTCCGTCAGGCTTTGTATCGATACAGAGAAATAGGACTAGATGTTGTGAATATAAAGCAAGAGACATGGACACCAAATAGTATCGCTGGTCACCTTCAACTGTTATTCGCCTTACTAGAACATTCAGAGCGTCAGTTCCTGGATCCGAAGGAGTTCATTGAACATTTGGGTTTAGATGCAGGTCTACAGCAGGATGCACAAGAGTTCTCCAAACTTTTTCTGAACCTGCTAGAGGAATCTTTATCTCAGCAACTTGACCCGAGTGTCCGGTTTGTCATACAGAACCAGTTCTGTGGAGAGTATGCCTATGTGACAACTTGTAGTCAGTGTGGCAATTCCTCACAGTGCCCATCCAAATTTTATGAGCTTGACCTAAGCATTAGAGGACACAAGACTTTAGAAGATTCTCTTAGAGATTTCCTTAAGGAGGAAAAACTTGAAGGAGACAAccaatatatgtgttcattgtGTTCGAAAAAGCAAAATGCCATTCGTTCTATACAGCTTCAGAACCTTCCCCCAGTGCTTAACCTACAACTCCTTCGATTTGTATTTGACAAGAAAACAGGACACAAAAAAAAGTTGAACAGTTTCATTCAGTTTCCTGAGGTCCTTGACATGTCAAAGTTCATTGTCAAAAAACCTAGAATAGTGAGAGAGAATGAAATGGAAGTTATAGACATCGACCCAGAGGATGAGGAAATGGATGCTAATGCGATGTACAGTTTGACAGCTGTGCTGATCCACCGGGGACCTACAGCCTACAGTGGCCACTACATTGCTCATATCAAGGATATGGACTCGCGCACCTGGTACAAATACAACGACGAGGAAATTGAGAAAATGAAAGGTTCAAACCTCCACCTTGGTACTGAAGATGATCCACAAGAAGGTCAAGGTAAGCAGAAAGGACGGATCCCTAAAGGCAGTCATGGGTCGAAAAATGCCTATATGTTGGTTTACACACGTCAAAAGGAGGTCGAAAACAACTCTTATAGCAAAGAGGACAGCATTGTTTCCAAGACTCTCATCCCCAAACATGTAAAGGATTATGTGACCTACGACAACGAAAAGTTTGAAATGTGGGTCGCTGAGAAGATGCTGATGAGAGATCGTAACATTGAGACTGGCAAAGAACAACAGGAATTGACCAAGGAAATCTATCTCAAGCTTATAGCTGAGATTCCTCAGGATCAGAGGGAATGGTTAGGCATAAAGTGGCTGAATAGTTGGCTAGAGGACCCGTCTAAGGCAAAAGCTATAGACAATAAGGGTTTTATGTGTCCCCACGGTAAGCTGGACCCACATTGTGCAGGGAAGCTAAAGTGTGTGAGTACTAGTGGAGCTGATATGTTGTATAATGAGTATGGAGGAGGTCCTCGTCTCAGAGTGGCAGACTCTCTTTGTCATACCTGTGTCAAACAGCACTGTAACATGATGAGACTAAAAATCAAAATGGTTGATGATGAGAAATATATCAGTGCCTCAATGAAAGTTAACAATATTCAGAAAAATGTTTGTTCTTACTGGGTAGGTAAGGCATCACTGCGGAGCTGGAAAAGGCTGGCAATGGAGAGGCTAGATGGAACCCGAAACGAGAACAACAGTAAAGGGAACACAAGTCAGGAGGAAGAAGCTATTGAGGAACTGAGTGATGAATCACCAAAGCATAATATGGAAAACAAAAATCTCGGAAATGATGAAACTCAGGACAACTTGAAAAGCTCTACAGGAGAAGTTGATTCATCAAGCAATCAAAATGGACCAGTGAAAGTAGAGGGCGACGAAGAAGAAGATTTGAAGtttaactttgatgttttgtGTGATCATGACAAGCTTGACCCAGACATTTCCTGTAGAAAGCTGGTACCAGATCACGTGTGGGACAGATTAAGGCAGTACTTTCCTGACTGTCCAGAATTTTCACAAGACACTCCATCGTGCGACCTATGCAATATAATGAATAGAGAGGAGCAGGAAAGCAAGGAGATGAACAAGCTTCTTGCCACACAACAGAAGTCTGCCCTGAGTGATCTCTTTGCTGACAAGAAACGTCCATTAGCCTTGCAAACGCCACAGGAAGTGAATGTAGTTAGTGCCACCTTCGTGACAGAATGGAGAAATTTTGTTCGTGAGCCTCTCAAAAGAGAACCAGTAACGGAGATTCTCAACTCAACTCTTTTGTGTAGACATTTAAAATACTTATATCCCCCAGCAAACATCCCGCCTGATCTTAGTGATCACGGCGGGAAAATTGTCTACTTGTGGCCACGAGAATGGGAAGTGATTTCACATAGCTTTGCTGTAGATTACGAAATTAGTGTTGTGAAAACAGCAGATGAAGATGGCAGAGTATTGGTGTTTACCCTGCCCGAAGTTTGTCAGGAATGTGTGGACGACAGAATTGTTAAAGAGGAACAGGCAAGATATGAGTTCACCAATGCTATTGTCTACATAAGGAAAGTCCCGAAAGATCAAAAGCTTGTCAATACAACCGACATGGAGAAAGAAGAGGATCCAGATTTTGTGCAACAAAATGGCAACAAATTCAGAACAAGTATTGAAGAACCTCCAGAAAAAATGGTGAAACTAGCAGACGGCACTCGACGCAAAAGTCAACGTCACAGGAAATCAAGAGGTGAAAAGGAATTGAAAGTGTCTTCCACAGACACTTTAAAAGAACTTAAGCTACAGATTATGAAGCTGTTTTCTGTGCCTCCCTTCGACCAGAACTTGACTGTGTCGGGCGTGAGTTTGAATGATGATGCTGCTACATTAGGGAGTCTGATGCTATCTCCAGGTTCTGTGATAATGCTGCAGGCTGATGAACCTGTTGAGGACCCTATGGTCCTACAGGACTTAATACAGGTGTCCTCCGGCCCCGAGGCAGGCTTCAAAGGCACTGGTCTTCTGGGCCATTGA